A single Brucella intermedia LMG 3301 DNA region contains:
- a CDS encoding LysR family transcriptional regulator, producing MRQFTWDDLQYFLAVARTGQLSTAARQLRTSHVTVLRRIDRLEQALATKLFERNPRGYLLTPIGERLVTSAEVMEREAVKFQTEATGNLAALSGVVRLSTLEGFGNFFLADRLPVLAQSYPSLFVEVVTIQQIMSLSRREAELSITLHMPRTGPYHSEKLTPYRLFIYGHRDYLDRHPPIRTREDMARHPFIGYIDDMVFTPGLDYMREILPGQRCTYQSSSIHAQLIATQIGYGLCVLPYFIASRHPELVPVLPREMHLVREYWMSCHIDVVAAPRIRVLSDFMIRAVRESSAIFLGEPLLRA from the coding sequence GTGCGGCAGTTTACATGGGACGATCTGCAATATTTTCTGGCGGTTGCCCGCACGGGACAGCTTTCGACGGCGGCGCGGCAATTGCGCACCAGCCATGTTACTGTGCTGCGGCGGATCGACCGGCTGGAACAGGCCCTGGCGACCAAGCTTTTCGAGCGGAACCCGCGCGGCTATCTGCTGACGCCCATCGGTGAACGGCTGGTGACCTCTGCCGAGGTCATGGAACGCGAGGCGGTGAAGTTCCAGACGGAGGCCACGGGCAATCTGGCGGCGCTGTCGGGCGTCGTGCGGCTTTCGACGCTGGAAGGCTTTGGCAATTTCTTCCTCGCCGACCGCCTGCCGGTGCTGGCGCAATCCTATCCGAGCCTGTTCGTGGAAGTGGTGACGATCCAGCAGATCATGTCGCTGTCACGCCGCGAGGCGGAACTGTCGATCACGCTGCATATGCCGCGCACCGGTCCCTATCACAGCGAGAAACTGACGCCCTATCGTCTCTTCATCTATGGGCATCGCGATTATCTGGACCGGCATCCGCCGATCAGGACGCGCGAGGACATGGCCCGGCATCCTTTCATCGGTTACATCGACGACATGGTTTTCACGCCCGGCCTCGATTACATGCGCGAGATCCTGCCGGGGCAGCGCTGTACCTATCAAAGCTCGAGTATCCATGCGCAACTGATCGCCACCCAGATCGGCTATGGCCTGTGCGTGCTGCCTTATTTCATCGCGAGCCGGCACCCGGAACTGGTTCCGGTTCTGCCGCGCGAGATGCATCTGGTGCGTGAATACTGGATGAGCTGTCACATCGATGTGGTCGCCGCACCCCGAATCCGGGTGTTGAGCGATTTCATGATCCGCGCCGTGCGCGAGTCGTCAGCAATCTTCCTTGGGGAACCCCTGCTGCGGGCATGA
- a CDS encoding Lrp/AsnC family transcriptional regulator, with amino-acid sequence MRELDAKDREILAILSKEARIPLKTLAGRIGLSRSATGERVANLEKSGVIRGYRADIGQIDGNIIRAIILVSLKRTPALGLLDELARHAEVRRVSSVSGQLDLIVEVEVPSIDRLNRLRDLIATHETVEDLTTAIVLRRDIERENG; translated from the coding sequence ATGCGGGAACTGGATGCGAAGGATCGCGAGATACTGGCCATTCTCTCCAAGGAGGCGCGCATACCGTTGAAGACGCTTGCGGGCCGTATCGGGCTTTCGCGCAGCGCCACCGGCGAACGTGTCGCCAATCTGGAGAAAAGCGGCGTTATTCGCGGCTATCGGGCAGATATTGGCCAGATCGACGGCAATATCATCCGCGCCATAATTCTGGTCAGCCTCAAGCGCACGCCTGCGCTTGGCCTTCTCGACGAGCTGGCGCGCCATGCCGAAGTACGCCGCGTATCGTCGGTAAGCGGCCAGCTCGATTTGATCGTGGAGGTTGAAGTTCCCTCCATAGACCGCCTCAATCGCCTGCGCGATCTCATCGCCACCCATGAAACGGTAGAGGATCTCACTACCGCAATCGTGCTTCGCCGGGATATCGAGCGTGAGAACGGCTGA